TGACCTCTCTTCGGCCCTGTGGGATAGTTTAGATGTACCCATCAGGTAGTATTGGAGTGGTCTCGGGAGAGTTAACCATCACAAAAGACGAGAGTTTCAGGTTATTAAAATCGGGAGAGTGTACAATCACCTaggtaatcaaaaaatatttcctatGCAAATGCAGCCCCGAGTCCATGACAATACCTATTAGGCAGTGGTGGATTCAGGAGAGGGGCACGTAACTAcgagtattatataaatgaaaaattaatttaataagaataatactattatctattaactattatttattataatcattattgtttaaagtttaaagataatagtatgcaatatatatgtattattaattaaaattaaaattatacaatttatatgccCCCCCTCTTATCAAAACATCGAAGATCCGCCCCTgcagtattaggtatattatatactgtacgtCTGTATCTACCTATTAACATGGCAAAAATTGCCTGATAatagattttgtattttgtattgcaGACTTGAAATATTTCCAGATGGCAAGCATTACATGCATTTGAAGTACCCTGAAAAATTTGTTTCGATAGTGGATAACTTCCTTTCTTCTATGCAGTAGTGCATAGGGAACCACAATCACTTGCCATACATTTATAAGCTATATTGTGAATGTATTAATATGGCAAGAagttattaagtatttagttatcataaaatataatgttataactaaaTGTCCTGTGGGTAATATTTAACACTATGAAAGCCTAaacatattgttatgttatacccTACAAGTCAATATCATAATAAGCCATGATCAATTGACTGACTTACTGACTGACTGATCATCAACTAACCGGAACCACCGAAGCTACAAATATGAAATTCTGTCAGACGGTCAGTAGTCTCGTTTTATGATGTAGAGTTCCACTAAGAAAAGATTTACTAAAATGCACTTTTTAAACAGGTCCTCAAACATTGATTTTTAGATAGAAGGtggaaattgaatttttttacttataaattgttgccattggttactctGGCGATTAGGTGACAAGCATGCAAGAAATTGTCGGGTTTGCATTGGCTCGTTtaaataaactgtattatattattaagccaAATGTATGTGTGTAGCTTATTTACTCAAAAACAGAACGtttgaatatgaaaaaaatctcAAAGATCATTTTTTGAGATATCagaaaagtttagagagtaAGTAGTTTAAACCACGTTAAAAATAAAGCAAGTGCAACATCCAATCCACGACTTGGTTCtagttcaaataatttaaaaaaaaacaaagctcGCAACTCTGAGTTTGATTTGTATCCGTGAACTGAAGTGGactaaaactgagatacacttattataatatagcgtattTTCTTTATAGGATTTACAGCATAAAAATAGTGCACACGGACTAAGCCGGGTTAATCAGcaagtattatatacattatacatgtatttagtTTGAAagctttaaaaaattattgagatttcttcaaaattgaattaatattgctTGCTCAAAATGTAATGAAGACTAAACTGACGAAGTAAAATACAAggaataagaaaataattaattaacaaggaaaaaaaattctaacttatgtctactaattttaaattagaatgaTATCACTTACATCTATGTTGCAGACTTGAAATATTTCCTGATGGCAGGCATTTCTTACAATTTACGTGCACTGAAAAGTTTGTTTCAATAGTAGATAACTTTCTTACTACCAAGCAGTAGTACATAGATAAACATAATCACTTTCCATATATTTAAAAGCTACAGGTATAatgaataacttaatattacaaGAAGCCCGAAGAAGGTATTAAGTGTCGACACCTAAACGTGCGAGGCATACACGTAACTAATGtcattacttaatataattattatacaaatttactgtaaaattacattaactACTATGAAAATCTAAATAGATTTGTTAAATacgataaaacaataacaataagccatgattaattgataaataacattttattttcatttggaatgtaatagttgtatttttaatttatagatcacaaaataagaaatacggcatactataaaattaaaagtatgcaataaataatttatacataatatatattataaaaatgtgtttggtTTCAAAGCATTAGTATATTgttgagatttttttaaaattgaattaatattgctttaattacatttaatgaggtctaagtaaaacaattaaaagaTACCTAGTTTAAATTTGATCACACgtttagaaaaacattaaatgtatacatattataaattattatatttcttaaaaactcaataatttgaataaattgtaagcatgtataaatgttttgttttgtaaatatattccataatatttatattttattaataatagtgaacctcattttttttttatcacagaaataaaataaaattgtgatttattttttatcaattataatgggattcataacaattaacaattctAGTaggtaacttaaataaaaataataaaaaatgtataatactatgtcTTATACTCATAGAACACTGTGATATTTGAgttcaaatatgttttaaaagaaTAGCAAACTTGTTGGAGTGTAAAGTGCAACTCCAAATCCAAAAATGTGACAAGTGTGACCACACAATGTGATGTAAAAACATATTAGaacttttagttaaaaaataaaaatcgtgaaaTGTTAACTATGTTCAATGAACATAAAAAGGTTGTTTTGGCTCTACTAAACACCACCATTGTATGCATATTCAGCTTTGTTGTGCATTATGAGTTGATCTTCAACAAAATAGAAACTGTCAGATTTGGTTTCAAATGGATTTTGGATCATTTCCTTAACTGCAAAttcaaaagataaaatattatttaaaatttcagaattgaatatttattaatacacataCTTGATTCAGGATCCAATTTAGGAAATTTGTAGATGTGTTCACATGTATTTTTGCTGTGTGGTATGCAAAATCCAAATTCAAAGTCAAATgtctttaataatttgttacggAAATAATGACGTTCAATCATGCGAAACTTATTAACTGGCTTATTTCCCACAGTAAACTCCACTCTATAAATAagaggaaaatttaaaaatttaaaaatttgatataatgtacgacacaattatttattttagaaaatttaatttatatactctAACTGAAAGATGAACAACAGAATAAAATGaagcaacaaaatatttattacaattcttACGTTGCTCCAACCAATTTCAGTTTTAGAAACTTGGGTGTAAATTGATAGCGTACAAATCTGCCGCTATTTAGATCTGTCTCTTCTACTTTTCCTTCAGTTTGATTGTCATCTAAACAATATTACACatgaaacatattaataatattaaatcaatacacatattataatatattgaattgatACAATCATTTATCATACCAAGTATTACAGAAGGCTTGGCAATTTCAAACAAAACTATGCCAGTATCTAGGTCAcgtattttaaaacgtataaaatctatattatatatatttgcatCTGGAGCACATAAATACCCTGTAACAAAaggattatataaataaatgaactcaaaaaaaatattgaaactaaatattaataaacttatacATTACCATCTGTAATTTTAGACAGAGTCAATACATCTTCTGGCgatattgtagtttttttacgtaaaatttGTTCAGCAGTCTCTTCTGCTATAGAGAACAAAAAGATtagtttataaataggtactaattaggtagatacatagttacttaaatatatgtttgtatttctttgattaaaaaaaaaagaaagcgatgttaattttttaatgtacttaaaatgattgtacaaattgttatcaataacattgttgatataaaaaaattttaattttattaaaactcataaaaattgaacaaaacATACTACAAGAaaattttacaaacaaattaatttaagcaATCTGTCATAATGACACATTAAAATCACCAAGAAAAGTGTAAATATTGGCATTGGATTAACatgagtattattttaattggtcaGTAAACAAACTATAGAGCATTTTCTTAAGTATGTGCTTGAAATCCGTAAGGTAACCAAAGATTAACACTATGGAGTCCGAGTATGACTATTAGACAAtgattacaaatttcaaaaatttaccAAGAAGCCTAAGACATTACATAGATAATGCTCAAATACTCAAGTCAGAACAGtagtcactattataatatgattattgttttattactagTTCAACTGATTATAGTAATCAAGTATACCTAAggtataaacaataatgtaGAGTACTCACAATCTGCACCAGAGGCGGCGGAGGTAGCAGCATTAGTCCTGTTACTGGCCATCTTTGAACTCGTCCCAACAGATATCATGCTTTATCGATGAACCACCCACCAACACGCTATCGTGCATGCCGTCAGCGATTCGATTCCATATCACTGTCGACTTGGTCAACGACGTCCCAGCAGTTGTAGTTTAGTGGACAACAGAAAAtggacaaaaagaaaaaaaataatgtaggtatataaacctaaCTATGGTCGTCTTTGGCGAACAACAATGACAGGTCTACTCGCTGTGTAGTTGGGAATCCGGAATAATGGCACAACCCACTAACCCAGACGGCTTATTTCGCACTTGTCATTGTCTCGGAGTGACACGGGTATTTTATGTGCGCAaatggaataataaaaaaataaaacgtaggGTGAAAAAACGCAAGCggggtaatataataataggggTCAACGatctagaaaaaaaacacattaaccCCACAGCACGACTACCCACGCAAAACACCACCAGCCGTACAGCCAGCCGCGGCCGAAAGTCGCTCGATCGCGCGCGCGCCCTTAATCGTTATCTGTTATCACGTCTTATCATTCCGCCGATGATTGATCGTCGGTGGTCGGAGACGCGCTCTAGTCGACGGACCACATCCGTGCTTGTGACAACGGCGTGATCGGGGACAAAATTATAGGTCAACATTCTCAATTGTTATTATAGGTCAGTGAGGTACTGTCGTACTGAGGTCAGTAGGTCACCGATACTGCAAACTATCGTCTGTCTaccgtaaatataataatatggcgatCTCACAACCATATTGAgacatagtttttaataattttgtatatctaCGTAGGTGTAGATGATGGTAAGTTTTAAAGTTTTGGCAGGAGAGTTTTGGTGGAGagggcataatatattattgtaattgcaaaatattatatggatcacggcgaaaatgtatatataccaTTGACAGTAAAGACAAACACGCAGTGAGGCTCGTTATACAGCCATATCAGGTACAGAATACgtcagtatacctatatatacgatgtacctatatctataataatatatactatatagtacatatgacctatatatacgatatacctagtataatagtagaaattataCGCTATGGCCTATaccaactacataatataattatctacgttgttaataatttaatgatacgGATACCTGTATACCTACCgattttactgatatttatttatttggttttaacACTCCTAAGGAGTGGTTAGTCGTTAGTGCAATATACAATCGAATTTTACAGTTTAGAATAGTTGGAGGCGCTTTATGTCTTACATACAAACAGTTAAAGTAAATAGCTTAATTTAAGTTTGATTACGCAATagataaaattgatttcaatgtaataagtaaatcaatgaaaaaaatcaaaatttggcACAGTATAGGTGATAGAACTAAAAGGTGGTACTCCGGAATCCGGAATGCATTTGATTATATTTAGAGTTAAAAACTGGAACCTTAAAGTTTATCCTTTTTAAGAACCAACtcaaaacatgatatttttatattaattaatttatgcacgaagctaatatagtaatttaataaccGTCTAGAAGCCAACGATTCTAGACCTGATTCTATAACTATGGTTTCCTAGGAGAGGAGGTATCTACCCACACGACCAAGCTCGTGAAGTCGTGTGCCATCATTCTTAGAAAACCACTTTGGATTTTGTTTAACTtatcgatataaaatatatttttttatattattctatagtaCAAGTATTATACACTCTaaggattattataatattattatgtggttgtGGTAGAGGGGTGTCATACGTCCTGAGGTCCTGTAATATACCTAAACAAGATCGTACGATTTTTAGTCTCACCTACTACAATGCTGGTGTCCTGATAAGATAtaggaagaaaaaaaaacattaattaattcatattaatattaatatgttggtaatataataacgaaaaataagataattaaaaagaTTCTCGTAAATAGTTCACCTGGATGATTTAAGATTCACCTGGATGATTCTCTGCACTTATATGCTGTAgaatgttatcacttatcagacACAAAGATTTAAATTACGCTTTATACCTTCCTCCAGATGTTCGGAGGGCTCTTGAAGTCGTGTGCTCGAGAATTTGATCGTATACAccgtataatacaattatttcgtgtacaatatatattgtgtagccACCATGTAGACATATTACTTGGCTCGGAGCTGCCTATGGACTATAATATGCTGTAATAAGATTAGGACATTAGGCGACAAAGTAATTGCTCAAAATACGtgaatcgaaataataaaacactgcACTGATTACTCAAAAAAAAGTCCAGTTTTTGTCGCTAGCTCCATGATTCGGTAATGAGAAGGCCTGTTACTGTGATGGCCGATGGGCGATGGCTATAGTGCACATGCACTGACAAAATGGACGACACGGGCACATGGATAATATGCTGACCATAGCAAGGAGTTGCAGGAAGCTTTATCTAAGGTTTTTATGCTTCCAAGCaccatattttttcttttacggCCATCCATTTACTCCggtgtcatattatattcatagatatattatacaacaactagatagccgtctttatACCATGAACTAAGAAGATTTTAATCTTCATgctttatactatacatttgtgACCCATGTTGAAATCGGCCGCCATCTATAAAGCaagcaatgtttacatttattttacatgtatttatatacatatatatactataataatatgattttgtaaacattgcccgctttgtaaatggcggccgacttccATGACAAGAATGAGACGGCTttctagttgttgtataatatattataatattatatattatatactataagaaATCCGCACGCCTTACGATTTACCCTTACAAATACGTGTTGATTTCTTAACCTGTAATCTTATAATACGGATCATCCTTTTATAGGAGATAAGAATTTGATTTGGGCCATTTGGAGTACGTTTTCAGGTTTTCTATATACGTGCGATAATTAAGccgttatttttatatctttatcTGTTGAATTTAAGTTTAGTTATACTAAAATGATGTGTGACCATGCCATTACATCCACCCTGCACTTTTTTGTGTTGTGCCCTCACAACAACACTCATGAGCGACAGTGCAAGGAATACATACATTGAAATAAAAGAGAGAAAAATTAGAAAGTTgaaagttgaatataatatattttaagtggaacatttttattttacttctacAATCTATAAAGggcaatagtaataatatatagttatagtaagaACTGAAATGATAGAACTGAAACTGAAAGTTTCTACTACCCTCATTCCGTTATCGTGTTTCTGTTATTGTTAATCTCATTACACCTATTTATGCTCCTTATTTCGTGCTGTAATTATTtccataagttttttttttaaatttgatatctgtttaatataataacttaatgtaataatcattttttctcCTGAAGCTTTCGAaaactaattttcaatttgGACCTCCCGACGCCGTATATTAAACCCCGTATACCTCCCAATTTACCACTGAAGTATGGAAGTGTGCGTGTTATTTTGATGGGTTTGTTGccgttttatttgataaataataaatattaatatggataGTATAAGCCACTATAAGGTGCCGAactctatattttatatgatatttattagtttattacattaCTTTTTAGGTTTGTCGGGTTTCATTTTAAGGCTAAGGCATGTGAGTATCTTacggttaaaaaattaaatatatatacaatataaatattgtatataataatataatataataaatattagtgttggtcgagtactcgactttggaaaaattttcGAGTCGAGTTCGAatactcgactcgactcgactaaattttttttggaattgtAAATACGAGTACTCGCTTTGAGTCGAGTactcgtgttattatttttattattaaaaatactataaatagtaatttattgaaaaataaatgttaaaactataaataactgaaaGAACCCATATATCCGATATGAATACCAGGAAGGTGATACATGATAGTTTAGAttgataaaaatagttttaattaattatattactgtatgaaagaaaatataatatttttggaaaatctatttttaaaacaatttaaaatactcgacCATTTTGTCGAGTACTCGGAATTTGTCGAGTACTCACATCTTTTCTATACTCGgaatttgtcgagtactcgcaTCTTTTCTATACTTggcatttgtcgagtactcgagtttttttttatactcagcATTTGTCGAGTAATCGAATTTTgaactcgactcgactcgaaattaaaaaacaatactcgtccaacactaataaatattatatgatgtgtaTACATTAGTCGTATGCCCACGAGCATACTTTTCTAAATTATCCTTTACATCGCTTTTGGCAAATAAaactataggttaggtaccaACAGCTGTACCTGTCATTAATTATGATCGACGATTACTATTTTATTGACTGTTTGTTTGGCGttctttttaaagaaaaatataataagtaataactgaggaaatcgtatacgtatatataatgaataatgacgaCTCGTCTATATAGTCGTCTGTGTCCCAGATATACGTACCTACCGATAAGTTCGATAAAATCGTGCCTTTGAATTAATAGTACCTCCTACCTGCGTAATCCAAGAGCGCCTAtactacttaaaattttaatttttacatttaattcgAGCGTGCCATTCAAAATGGTTTTAACAATACACAAAATTTGAgcaggatataataatatataatttataagcctaTAACTGCGCTATAACCTACATTATAATTTCGTTGAACCCTCCCAAGTCAGTACTTACGTCTTACAGTCACACTCACTGACTTGTTTAATCGGAAcgaataatcatattatattatataataatatgtatatatagggtgtaacaggaagacTTGACCTAAATATATGGAATGGGTACCTACTTTtcattctaattaatattttttatatatagtttattaacttgtgcattatatgtataaaataacattttttatttttattttttaacgctgaatataaaaaat
This portion of the Acyrthosiphon pisum isolate AL4f chromosome A1, pea_aphid_22Mar2018_4r6ur, whole genome shotgun sequence genome encodes:
- the LOC100165426 gene encoding protein unc-119 homolog B — translated: MISVGTSSKMASNRTNAATSAASGADSEETAEQILRKKTTISPEDVLTLSKITDGYLCAPDANIYNIDFIRFKIRDLDTGIVLFEIAKPSVILDDNQTEGKVEETDLNSGRFVRYQFTPKFLKLKLVGATVEFTVGNKPVNKFRMIERHYFRNKLLKTFDFEFGFCIPHSKNTCEHIYKFPKLDPESIKEMIQNPFETKSDSFYFVEDQLIMHNKAEYAYNGGV